The following is a genomic window from Oncorhynchus kisutch isolate 150728-3 linkage group LG6, Okis_V2, whole genome shotgun sequence.
TTACACCCCCCCATGTAAACACCGTAGAACGACTCAGTTTGGTTTTCAGCTTTAATAAACTCTTGCACAGAGGACATGAAAAACATTACGTTCCGTTTCAATATAgtgaaaaacaaatgtaaaattCATGATATAATAAAGAAAATTTTACTGAGTCATACAGCCGTTTTTTAAATATGTATAACAAGACAAACACCATGATAGTGGTATATAAAAACACATATTATAGTGATCTGTCGCATAATGTGAATGATTATACAGCTGGTACCCGTACTTTAACTGACCTGAATGAAATCGCCTTGGACACAAATTGACATGTCCAGGCTTTGGTCTGAATATACATGATCTGCTTCTATAGATGGTTTAACATCTCAGAGAGGTACAAAGATGCACAAAGTGAAGTCAAACTGACAAACAACATGATTGTGAAGAACCTGAGATGGTGGATTAGTGTTTTGTTCAGTTCTGAAATATCAGATAACTGGCCAGAAAGGGAACTATCCAGAACActcaggaaaagagaggagaaagcaGTCTCCCAGAGAATACAGCAGAGTATATTATCATAGCTACATTGTAGATGTGCATGAATACTGTAGATGTGTACAAATGTTGAGTTTCTTCACTCAGTGGTACTCAACGATGGACCCAGCTAGCATGACCACTTGTGTACACCAGTGGCAAATGGTCAGATATCAGAGAATGGTGTGTGTGGTCACCTTTGGTCAATGGTCAGACAATGGTAAGATAACTGCCTCCATTTCTACTCCACTGTGTGTTCCAAGGTGGTGGGCTGTTTGAGTGGATCCTTGGGAAACAGTTCCTTAAACTCAGCCAACCAGTCGCCAGGGCTACCCCACCGTGGGTAGAGCACCAAGTCATGTAGTAGGCAAGCTAGTAATGCCCCCGCACACGGCCCCACCCAATACacctgcagaggagagagaaacttTTTTGTAAGTAGATTTGTATGTGTGAACTGTGGTGTGATGTTAGTAAATGGTGTCAATATACTTTTGTAATTTCATAGAGTCAACTTGTGTTTGGCCAGACTCACCCAATGGTTTTGAAATTTTAAAGTGACCACAGCTGGACCAAAAGACCTAGCAGGATTCATCCCACAGCCAGTGTACTCAATCTGGTCAAAGGTTGaaggtaaagaaagagagggggagaaaaagagagaggggggggcatgAAATCAAAAGATAAGTCATAGGAAAAAATGTAAAGATCTACAAAATGTTTTAATAGACAAAATCCATCAAATTACCCATAGAAACTCTATTATGGTCACACAGAATTTAAACAAACACAAATAGGATCTGGCATCTTCCTTACTGCCACGAGATTCCCCAGAATGACAGACAAGCCGACCACTACAGGACCCAGGAGGTGGAAGGCTGATGTGGGTCGAGATGTGGCGAGGACACAGACCACCAGCTGAAAGGTGATGGCTGTCTCCACTGTGAAGGCTTGGCATGGGTGGACACCCAAACCTACctggaaaaatatttttttttacagatatcAGACCTGGATTCATTAAGTTAAAATGTTTATAAACAACCATAATCAATTAAGCCCATACAAAAATACATTACGTTTTTGGCAAAACATTTCTAATAATGACTTTTCGGAAGCTACAATACTACAGAAAAACAATACTTCACTACAACctagaatcaaataaaaatgtattagaCGTGACTCGTGACCTCGTTCAGCCCCAGATGCCCTCTGAGCGGGGCAGGCACCATTCCCATGAGAAGTGCACAAGCACAGAGTGCACCGAGGAGCTGTGCCCCCACGTAGAGGATAGCTCTCCAGGGGCTCACCCTCAGTCCTGCAGCCAGAGCCAGGGTCACAGCCGGGTTCAGGTGGACCCCTCCTCCAGAGGTAGCAGGACCcaggcacacagacaccacagccACGGAGGCCCCGAATGCCAAGGCCACATGCAGGGGGTCAGGGTGGCAATCGGAGAGGGGCTGGGAGTCCGAGAGAAAGGATGGGTCGGACTCTGAGGACAAGTCATGGAGATGATAATCACTGGTGGGACTGGAGAGGCTCCCATCCCAGGCTGGGAGCTGGGGCCATAGCACCACTGAGGCCAGACTGGTGAAGAGGAAGATGGCAGTGCCCACAAATTCACACAGGAGATCCCGGAGGAAGGAAAGTGTCCAAATGTTCTTCAGAACCAACGCCAGACTGGAAAGGACTTGCATGATGGATGAatgaatctctgtctctctgttgtcctgtttctctgtttgtttgttgctcTGCCATGAAACACATCCAGGAGTCAGCAGCAGCAGAACCAAACAACCGCAAGGGACTGCAATGGGAACCTATATAGAGGGGGCATCTACCGCTGTGTGACGCATATATCAGGAAGGTGGCCTCTTTCTTTCCCCACTGCGATTATTTACCTGTCCCCTCAGTATACTGCTTGTATTGTGATGTGTTCTGAAGGTGGGtaagggtggaggtggaggtgaggtGGGGAGGCTTAGCTTAGCCAATGCATGTTTTGGCTTTCTGCTTTCCTGTACTCTCAGATGGCTGCCGGTAAATGTCGAGTGGTGTCTTCTTTCCGGGGGGCCACAGATTTACCCATAGGTAATGAGCGGCCACTAGCGAGGGGGCGCTAACTTCTGGTCTCTCTTTGCAGCTGGGGAGTCTCCCCTCTTCCTTCTTCTAACTCTCTCACATTCCCCCTTGCCTCTGTTTCTCAAAGAAAAGTGCTTCACCAGAGAGGATTATATGGTTACCTGAAGCTTTCTATCTTCCAGGTAGAAGAGAAGTGTGGCTGAGGATTGAGCTGAACAAGCCAAAGCCAACTAACTGATTTGCAATTAGCGGTGCCCTGGGATTAATCAAAAAGCTGTACTTTCCTTTTGACCTGGGGTCAACCAGAGTTTAGGATCATTTGAAATAAATTGATCAAGATACTGTCCACCCCAAAAACTATCCAGATACAGCATTTTAAGCCAGCGTAGCAGGTAAAGGATGCCAAGAGAGAGGCATTTTTCATCCCCTCAAAGGAAGCTCTCTCATCACAGAGAGTGGCCAGGGAAGCTTTAGTGTAACAGGGTGACtaagagagggtgggggggaacTAAACACAACCACAGTAAAGCATGTgaaggtcagttaggaacaatgGCAGTACAGTTATACTGAGATTCCCCTGCAGAGATCGTTTCCTACCAAGGTCATGGAAACTGATACAGTACCTGAGGCTGGTTGAGTCAGGACAGGTATAACTGTAAAATATGATATGGAGAGATGGTGTTTCAACAACATGTGGAGATGGGGATGAATGTAGATGACAGGGAATGTCATAGTAGGACATTATACATAAAATGGAAAACAGGGAGACTACTGTCACGGCTTtattctgttgaaggagaggcggaccaaaacacaGCATGGTTATttttgatacatctttaataaagatgaaaatagaacaatatacaaaaaaaacaagaacaGAACCAAAAACAGCcatatctggtgtaacaaacacagagacaggaacaatcacccacaaaacccaacaccaaacaggctacctaaacatggttcccaatcagagacaatgactaacacctgcctctgattgagaaccatatcaggccaaacacagaaacagacaaacaagacatccaacatagaatgcccactcagatcacaccctgaccaaccaaaacatagaacatacaaagcaaactatggtcagggtgtgacaactacagtgtgtgtgtgtgtgtgtgtgtgtgtgtgtgtgtgtgtgtgtgtgtgtgtgtgtgtgtgtgtgtgtgtgtgtgtgtgtgtgtgtgtgtgtgtgtgtgtgtgtgtgttaacaaggGGAGACTATTGAGGCCTGCATTTGTGAAATGTTTGTCATGTAAAAACATGAGGTGGGTATCTTCAAAAAGCAGACTATAGTCTTTTTTTTCTTATAACTAGAGCAAAAGTTAAGAATGGTTAGCTGCAGATGCTGTGCAATTAAATACGGTATATCAATTAATTCAGTTAGTGTAGAATCTGCTGTCCTTCAGTTATTAATCATCGATCCATTGTCATATCCTCCATCATCTCTACTGATTCCTGCCTCCTTGTCTCCTCATTCTCCTGCTTTCCTGTCTTCCTTACTGACAAAGAATTCCTTTATGCACCCCCTCCCCTGATTAAAACAGCTTTGAGTGGCCCTCAGTACTTACCACTAATGGATAAATGGGTATAGGGGATTTGGACTGTGACAGTCACGTGTGCCATGGCACCATCACAGGGAGTAGGCGGTAACAGAATCTAAGGTGTTGTGCACTTGTTCCTTTTACTTTTCCCTCCTCCTTTGCTTTTCTGCAAAGGTCGAGCAACTTGTTTTTCTTCTATGGGGCCGATTCTCTCAGATGGCTACGTGTGCCTAATCTGTTTTCCATGCCTGGCCCATTCCCCATGTATCCGATGATGACCCACTTATTTGtgagtccctctcctctccactccccagAAACGTTAGGAGGACTATGTCTCAGTTTGTAGCTAACAGAGATTAAATTATGAGACTGGATTCTGAACTTTCAATGGCCTGCCAATACTCCCCATGCAGTGGTCACACTAACACATTTGACTCCTGACTCACTTTTGACATTTACATGGCCATGGGACACACTGGAATATATATGCACCGTGACATCACTTTTCAGAACGGGAACGATTGGAGCTGCACAGCGGGAGAACTGAATGGGAGTAATGATGTTTTTTTTCCTGCAGCCGCTCCAACTCATCttcaatgtcacgccctggccttagttatctttgttttctttattattttggttaggtcagggtgtgacatgggggatttatgtgttttgtctggtctagggttttttgtatgtttatggggtgtttTCTAGTCTAGGTTTTTAtggaagtctatggttgcctagattggttctcaattagaggcaggtgtttatcgttgtctctgattgggaaccatatttaggcagccatgttttttttttgttgatattttgtgtgtgattgtcttctgtctttgtgtcattgaaccagataggactgtttcggttttcacatttgttattttgtagtgttctcgtgtACGGTCTTGATTGaacatgttgaactctaaccacgctgcattttgatcctcctctccttcaacggaagaaaaccgttacactcaACTTTCTTTTTCATGGTGTATGGCACTGTCCTGGGCTTGAAAAAGCAAGGCTCGGCCTGAGGATCCACGAACAGCTTATCTGCAGTGCTCTGCAGTGTGCCCAGTTCATCTTTGAAAAtctcacacgtgtgtgtgtgtgtgtgtgtgtgtgttttatctcaCCCCAGTTCAGTTGTATTTTGGTGAGCCAGTCACACCCTAGTAAACTAAGGCCATTCCCTTTTACCACCAGGAGCCGTGCTCTCGCTTCCTGGCTGTTGTATGCAATGTCCACCTCCAGAGCCCCCAGCAATGGTATGGTCTCCCCGGTGTATGTACACAGTCTGATTCCTGCCGGTGTGAGGGCAGAAGCCTGTTTCGAGCCCCACATTTGTTTGTAGGTCTCCTCACAGACAGCAGAGGTAGAGGCCCCCGTgtcaacctccatcctcatctaCCTCCGCTGTAACATTAATAGGCTCTGCACGCGGCTCACTCGCATTAAACATGTTGTAGGAGCAATGCTCTTCCTCCCCTGCGTTCTCTAGGTGGTGCGCTGCTGACTGTTGCTTCGATGCTGTGAACATGGTCTGCCCACCATCTTGCTTGCTCCTAGGACCCATGCATTGTTTTGCTAATTATCCCTTTCTGTTGCAATTGTGATAGACCGCATCCTTGAACTTACAGTTGTTTGCCTAATGTTTTCCCCCACATCTGAAACTTTCCACTGCTTTTCCCCTTTTTCCTGCCTCTTTTGTCATCTGATGCACTGCACAACTGACACTGTTGGTCTTTTGAATATTTTACTAGTGGCCATTTCCATCCGTTGAGGTAGTTCCAATGCTCTCTTTGAAAGTCAGTGTGGCTTCCCCCAGCAAACGGCGCTGTGTGCTGTCCTCATTAATGCCACAGACTAATCAGTCACGGAGCATGTCCTCTATAACAGCCCCAAACTCACAATGTTCAGAGAGCTCACATAATTCCGCAACAAAGTTAGCAACAGACTGACCTGATTTCTGAAAATGGAAGTTAAATTTGAACCTCTGGACAATCACTGAAGGCTTTGATTTGTGGTGAGTCTGAACGAGAGCAACTAGTTCCACAAAAGGAATTTCTTATTGTGACTTGTTcagcacatttctactcctggacttatttaggcttgccataacaaagaggttgaatacttattggctcaagacatttcagctttaaaatgtttgattattttgtaaatatttagaaaaatataattccactttgacattatgggtaatTGTGTGTAAGTCAGTGACAAAAATCTAAATTTCATacatttgaattcaggctgtaacataacaaaatgtggaaaagtcaaggggtgtgaatactttctgaaggaactggtAAACATCAAATAGGCTTATATTTATTCCTGACCAGCAGATGTCACTAGTGTATGGATGCCCATTCCCACCACCCATTGTTTAAAATATAAACGTCAATACCATCTCAACATTTCGAGGCGTGAGGTTATTTTCatggggcccagagtttttcctgatctggTAGGCTAACCTAACCAGATACAACTGCGGACCCTTGTAATAAAGCTGTGAAATTGTTTTATATGGGCTATGACGGGCCCAGATTTTTTTCTAATCACGTCATATGGTGTTTAACCCTTACAAAACCGGACCCAGTTTTCCTTGCATGAAAATTAAGCAGTGATTTGGTATGTCAAAGGAGACCCCAAATAacatatttctttttttttgtataaTTCAACACTCAGCAATAGTTATAAATCCAGTTGAGCTGACATCCATTTATCTAGTATAGTCCTCAATCTAGCAAGAGGCCAATATTGTATttatcctaactcagttgctagagagaaaggaaacaactcagggatttcaccatgaggacaaTGGGAACTTTAAAGGCCatgatagaagaaaactgaggatggatcaacaacactgtagttactccaaaatactaacctaaatgacagagtgaaaagaatgaagcctgtttgaaaacatgcatcctgtttgcaataaggcactaaagtaaaactgcaaaaaaaggcaaagaaatgaactttgtcctgaatacaaagctttaTGTATGGGGCAAGTCCAACACAACATATCACTGAGTACTACtttttatattttcaagcatggtggtggctgcatcatgttatgggtatgcttgtcatcggcaaggtctaagcacaggcaaaatctaaGAGGAAAAGCTGGTTTAGTCTGCTTGTTCAGACACGGAAACAAATTCACCTTTtatcaggacaatgacctaaaatgCAAGACCAAATACACACTGGAGTTGATTACCAAGATGACAGTGAATATTCCTGAGAggcttagttacagttttgacttaattcgtcttgaaaatgtatggcaagctgtctagcaatgatcaacaaccaacttgacagtgcttgaagaattttgaaaataataatgtgcaaatactgcacaatccaagtgtgcaaagcttttagagacatacccagaaagactcacagctgtaattgctgccaaaagggAACATTTAAAGGAAACATATTTACCCTGTGAACTAAAAAACAGGAGGATTGTAAAATTCTAACGATATTCCAACATCTCTCAACGGTAGGCCTACACTGCtccttttatatatttttttctaaagGACGGGGACATTGCATCTCGTTGACCTAATTTAGAGAGAAGAGGTGTCTGGTAGGCTACACTCTGGCGCCATGCGTTTGCCTGGGCTATCAGTTTTTCTCCAGCGCCAAAAATCTGTGCCcacaaacaacccagtgttccctcTATGCCCATGTGAAACTCTTTAGTGCCAATTCGTCATAGAAAATCATTCAGAAAGAGCCATGGGTGAGATGAGCTATCATGTCCAGTCTTGTTCAGGGCCCCAAACCCTGAGACTGTACAAATGTCTTGACCTTCATGATAGAGCAAATAGGCCGAATTTATGTACAGTATTAATATGTTTGTTGTTAATCATTCATAACTCAGTTGTAAGAGCTGATTGGCAGTGGCATCTAAAGCCATCAGTCATTATTTTGACTGATGGAGTGAGAACCAGAGAGCTCCATAAGTTTCTGACAGGCCTCCCATCTATGAAGTACCACAGGCCCTATAaaggtctgtgtgtatatgtcaaatcaagtcaaattgtatttgtcacatgcacataatacaacagatgtagacattatcgtgaaatgtatttatttatttcacctttatttaaccaggtaggcaagttgagaacaagttctcattcacaactgcgacctggccaagataaagcaaagcagttcgacacatacaacaacacagagttacacatggagtaaaacaaacatacagtcaataatacaacaCAAAACAAgtgtatatacaatgtgagcaaatgaggtgagataagggaggtaaaggcaattaAAAGGCcacggtggcgaagtaaatacaatatagcaattaaaaacaCTGGAATTGCAGATTTGCAGTAggtgaatgtgcaaagtagaaatactggggtgcaagggagcaaaataaatacagtaggggatgaGGTAATTGTTTGGgatatttatagatgggctatgtacaggggcagtgatctgtgaactgctctgacagctggtgctttaaGCTGGTgaaggagataagtgtttccagtttcagagaatgttgtagtttgttccagtctttgacagcagagaactggaaggagaggtggccaaagcaGGAATTGGCcctgggggtgaccagtgaaatacacctgctggagcacgtactatgggtgggtgctgctatggtgaccagcgagctgagataaggcgggactttacctagcagagtcttgtaaatgcctacttacaagcccttaaccaacaatgcagttcaataaataatAGGGTGGACTTTAGCTCTTCTATGAATAGAATTTCCACTGATATTTGCATGCTCTCACAAATGATTGACCTTAATTGATTGCATGTGTGTGCTGTGACTTTGTGATTTGCTGTGCCTAAAGGTCTGAACTTTTTAACCAACCTCCTGATTGGAGCATCCCCTAAGCTACTGTCTCTTTCATTGCCTCCTatataaactgtggtgcacagCTGTTAGGGCAGTGCGGGGGAGCAGGAGCGTGGCCATGGTGCTGGAGTACAAGATGGCAGGCAAAACTGCAATAGTCTGAGCTGCGGAGCTCTGGCTGGAGCTAACTCATACTGGCATCCGTCCTAAACGTAGTTCACGCCGTGTTCAGGGTTGTAGGCTTTCGTTTGTAGTTTGTACCACTCCCTGTGCTCCTCCATACTAAAAGTGACAGTAATGTGACAGTAATGTGATTGTAGTCCTAAGTATTTATTGTAATGGcaattttatatatatttgttaaaGTTTTGCCTGGTCTATTGTATTGCTCATGACCCAATCCAATGGGTGGCCTGTCACAAACCTGTGTCTTATACCGATTAAGGTGTTCCCCCtcattaaccttt
Proteins encoded in this region:
- the LOC109891888 gene encoding aquaporin-5-like, translating into MEVDTGASTSAVCEETYKQMWGSKQASALTPAGIRLCTYTGETIPLLGALEVDIAYNSQEARARLLVSNKQTEKQDNRETEIHSSIMQVLSSLALVLKNIWTLSFLRDLLCEFVGTAIFLFTSLASVVLWPQLPAWDGSLSSPTSDYHLHDLSSESDPSFLSDSQPLSDCHPDPLHVALAFGASVAVVSVCLGPATSGGGVHLNPAVTLALAAGLRVSPWRAILYVGAQLLGALCACALLMGMVPAPLRGHLGLNEVGLGVHPCQAFTVETAITFQLVVCVLATSRPTSAFHLLGPVVVGLSVILGNLVAIEYTGCGMNPARSFGPAVVTLKFQNHWVYWVGPCAGALLACLLHDLVLYPRWGSPGDWLAEFKELFPKDPLKQPTTLEHTVE